From a region of the Marinomonas mediterranea MMB-1 genome:
- the cysK gene encoding cysteine synthase A — protein sequence MSEKVFNDNSLTIGDTPLVKLNRIGNGNIWAKLESRNPAFSVKCRIGANMVWDAEKSGVLTEGKSLVEPSSGNTGIALCFVAAARGYPITITMPSSMSLERRQVMKALGATIVLTEPAKGMKGAIEKAKEIAEDPSFVLLQQFENPANPEIHEKTTGPEIWKDTDGEIDVLVSGVGTGGTITGVSRYIKNTQGKAIISVAVEPTTSPVITQTLNGETPTPAPHKIQGIGAGFVPKNLDLSVVDRVEQVSNEDAIDMAKRLMREEGILCGISCGAAVVAAERLAASDEFADKKIVVILPDSGERYLSTALFEGEFSDNELVQ from the coding sequence ATGTCTGAAAAAGTATTTAACGACAACTCACTTACAATTGGCGATACACCACTTGTTAAATTGAATCGCATCGGAAATGGAAACATTTGGGCCAAGCTCGAGTCGAGAAATCCAGCCTTTTCTGTAAAGTGTCGTATCGGCGCAAACATGGTTTGGGATGCGGAAAAAAGCGGTGTTTTAACGGAAGGTAAATCGCTTGTTGAGCCCTCCAGTGGTAATACGGGAATTGCATTGTGCTTTGTCGCAGCGGCACGAGGCTATCCAATTACCATTACGATGCCTTCAAGCATGAGTCTAGAACGCCGCCAAGTAATGAAAGCTTTAGGAGCAACAATTGTCCTAACTGAGCCAGCAAAAGGCATGAAAGGCGCAATCGAAAAAGCAAAAGAGATTGCTGAAGACCCAAGCTTTGTGTTGCTGCAACAATTTGAAAATCCAGCAAACCCAGAGATCCATGAGAAAACAACAGGCCCTGAGATTTGGAAAGACACTGACGGCGAGATCGACGTTCTGGTTTCCGGTGTCGGAACTGGTGGGACGATAACTGGTGTTAGTCGCTACATCAAAAACACACAAGGGAAAGCCATTATCAGTGTCGCTGTTGAGCCAACAACATCGCCTGTGATCACTCAAACGCTAAATGGCGAAACACCAACACCTGCTCCTCATAAAATTCAAGGTATCGGCGCGGGCTTTGTTCCTAAAAACCTTGATCTGTCTGTTGTTGATCGTGTCGAGCAAGTCTCAAATGAAGACGCTATCGATATGGCAAAACGCCTAATGAGAGAAGAAGGCATTCTTTGCGGTATCTCATGTGGCGCTGCCGTTGTTGCAGCAGAAAGGTTAGCGGCTTCTGATGAATTCGCTGATAAAAAGATCGTTGTGATTTTGCCAGACTCAGGCGAACGCTATCTTTCTACCGCTCTTTTTGAAGGTGAATTCTCAGACAACGAACTTGTTCAATAA